The Streptomyces sp. NBC_00775 genome includes the window GGGTGAATGAACTTCTCGACCGGGTCGAGAAGTTGCAGCAGGCCGTCAAGTTCGCCCGTGAGGAGGCGAACGGCGTGGATGTCGTCGACCAGCGGGTCGGGGACGCCGTGTTCGGCTACCTGTTCGGGTAGCCTCAAGAACTCCCCGGCCACCACGCACCACGGCCGGGGTGCGCGAGGAGCGCAAGCTGAAGCTGAAGCTTGTCGTGATGGAGTGGCCAGGACTCAGAACCAGCCACGATCAATCTCAGACTCTTGCTCCAGACTCAGTATTCGCCGCCGATCGCCGGATCGACCGGGCCCAGGCCCCGGGACGTCGAAATGCTGGTTCAAGTCCAGCCCGCGCAGCTCGATGCGTGGTGGTCCAAAGGCAGGACGCGGCGACATAACGACTGACCTGGGTCCTCAAGCGTGCCGGCGTGCGAAATGGGCGGCATCACAGGGTCCGGGGGCCGGCTACGCCCTCGGGCCCGCTCCGCGTTGAGCAGCCGAACGGGTTCGCTCCGCGGTCAGTGGCCGAACGGCCGCTCCGTGTTCCGTCGCCCAAGCGCTCGTCGCCGATTGCGTTCATAAAGTTCGCGGCATCCCCGGGACGCGTCACCTCCTGGAAATACGTACGTTCCATTTCCTCCAGCAACGCGATCTACCCTGGTACGACAACAGCCCGGCCGACGTCGCCCGAAGGCACCCGCCCGCCCTCGCCCGACAGGAGCCCCGTGCCACTCCCCAGCGTCGCCGTACCGCCCTGGCTCGCCCACGCCCTGCGCGCGCAGCGCGGGCCCGTGCCCTGGAGTGCGGTGGGGCGGGGTGCGCTGGCCGCCGGGCCACTGCTCCTCGTGGCGGTGCTGAGCGGGCGTACCTCTCTCGGAGTCGTCGCCGCCCTCGGCGCCATGCTCGCCGGGATCAACGACCGGCCGGGGAGCCGGCGCGCCGCCGTCAAGAGGCTCGGGCTGCCCGCGCTCGCCGGGGCCGGGGGGCTGCTCATCGGGTCGTACGCCGGACAGCACGCCGGGGCCGTCGCGCTCACTCTCCTCCTCACCCTGCTCGGGCTCGTCGCCGGAGCCGTCAGCGCCATCGGGCCCGTCGCCTCCGGGGCCGGGACACAGCTGCTGGTCGCCTCGGCCATCGGGGCCGGGATGCCGTTGCCCGAACCCGGGTGGCAGCGTGCGGTCTTCTTCCTCGCCGGGGCGGGCTGGCTTCTTGCGCTGCGGCTCGCGCTGCCGACAACGGGCGTCAGCGCCGGGGACTACCGGTTCGACGGGGAGCGGGATGCCGTCGGTGGTGTGTACGACGCGATCGCCGCTCTGCTCGACGCGGCCGGCGGACCGGACGCGAGCGGGCGGCGCGTCGCGCTGACCGCCGCGCTCGATCAGGCGCAGGACGCGCTCGCCGGGCCCCGGCTGCGGCGGTACGCCAGTTCCGCGGCCGAGCGGCGGCTGCACGCGCAGTACGCCGCCGCGCTGCCGCTCGCCGAGGCCGCGACCGCGCTCGCCTGGGCGGGTGAGACCGTGCCCGCGCGGGCCGCGGAGGGGCCGCGGCGGCTCGCCGTCGCCGTGCGCACCGGTACCCACACCGGGCCGCTGCCCGCGCCCGCCCGCTCCGCACCCGCGCTGCGCGCCCTCGACGACGCGCTGCTGCACGCCGCCGACGCCTTCGACCGGGGCGGCGCCGGAGACACCCTGCACACCCGGCGTCGTACGGCTGCCTCCCTCGTGCGCACCGCGCTCGGCTCCGGAGGGCGCGAGTACGGGCTCCGGGTCGCCCTCAGCTTCGGCGCCAGCGCGGCCGTCGCGCAGGCCCTGCACCACGCCCGCTGGTACGGGAACCACTCCCACTGGTACTGGCTCCCCGCCACCGCCGTGTTCCTCGTCAAGCCCGATCTGGGGCCGCTCGCCTCGCGCGTGCTGTGCCGGGCGGCGGGGACCGTGTTCGGCGCGGTCGTCTTCGCGGGGCTCGCCGCCCTGCTGCCCCGGCCGGAGGGACTCATCGCCCTGGTCGCGGTCAGCGGCGCCCTGATCCCCGTCGCCACACGGCACTTCGCCGCACAGACCGCCGTCGTCACCGTCCTCGTACTCGCCCTCGTCATGGTGGGCGGGGAGCCGCAGGCCTCCTGGAGCCGGATCGGCGAGACGCTGCTGGCCTGCGGGATCGTGCTGCTCGTCGGGCATCTGCCGGCGCTCGGGCAGCGCGGCGGGACGGTACGGGCGCGGCTCATCCGCGCCGCGGAGGCGGCGGACGCCTATCTCACGCATGTGCTGAACGACGGCACCACAGAGGACCGGGCCGGCCGGTGGATCCTGCGGCGCGAGGCCTATCGCGCGCTCGCCGAGGCCCGCGCCGCGATCGACCTCGCCGCCGCCGAACTCCCCGCCCTCGCACGGCACGCGGAGGGTACGGACGAGGTCGCGGCCACCCTCGAACGGCTCGTCGACACGACCACGGCGTGCGCCGTCCAGCTCGACGACACCGGGCGGCTCACACCTCGGCACACCGAGCGGATCGCCGAACTCCTCGACGAGCTGGCCGAGCGCCGGGAGCGTGCGGGGCTGACGACATCCAAGACGCCCAAGCTCCCCGTCGCTGTCTGAGCGTCAATCTGCCGTCCTTGCCGGGCCGTTGGCCACCATCACCGTCCGACCATTACGGCTGCACCCGCACCCACACCGGCGCATGGTCCGACCCCGCCACCCCGCGCCGCTCGCCCGGATCCGCGCCCACCGACGGCAGCCGGAGCTGCTGCTCGCCGGGCAGACCCGTACCCGCGGCGGTGACCCGACGCACCAGCTGATGGCTGACCAGGATGTGGTCGATCAGTTCGCGGCGCCCCGAGTTGACGCGGGAGTAGCGCTGGTCGGCCGGGATGAGCGGGGCCACGTCCCACAGGCGCGTCGCGTCGCCCGCGTCCGCGTGGTCGTAGCCGGGGGTGCCGATCTCGGAGCCGGGCGGGCCGAGGAGGATCTGGGTGGTCGCGGCCTGCACCTCGTCGTTGAGGTCGCCGAGCACCGCCACATCGCGGGTGCGGCCCTCGCCGGCCAGAAGCTCGTCGGCCAGCGCGCGCAGCGCCGTGGCCTCGGCGGTCCGCCGGTACAGGGCGTACGCGCCGTAGCGGGCCCGTTCGCCCTCGTCGCGCGGCTGGAAGCGCCCGCCGGGGTACGACAGCAGCTTCGACTTGAGATGGCAGACCGCCACCCTCAGGGACAGAGCCCGAGTCGTGACCTCCACCGCCAGGAAGCCGCGGCCCGCGTGCGACACGGTGGCGCCGCGGTCGTCGGCCTGGACGGGGCGCAGCGGCTCCGGGAAGGCGTTCGTGTCGGCGAGCACCTGTGGCACCACTCGGCTGAGGAAACCGACCCTGATTCCCCGGTCGTCCGGATGACCGGAGAGCGTGACCTGCCAGTCGCCGTCCAGCATGCCGGCCAGGTCGGCGAGCGCGTCCGGGTCCCCGACCTCCTGTACGCCCAGCAGCGTCGGGTCGAGTTCCGTGATGACGGCGGCCAGGGCGGCGAGTTTCGTCTCGTACGCGGCCTTGTCCTTCGGTCCGAAGGGGCCGCCGGGCCGGTACAGGTTCTCCAGGTTCCAGGTGCCGAGGAGCATGCCGGCTCCTTCCAGAAGGCGGGCTGTGGTGACGCCAGGGTGCTCGCGCAACCGGCCCGGCGACAGGGCTGGGACGGGATGCGCGGTTCACCTCCCCCCGCGGCACGACGCCGTCGTACGGTGACGCGATGACGCAGTCTCCCGCTGATCTCCTCATCACCGGATGCACCGCACTGGTGCACGACGGTCAGGAGGAGATCGAGTTCTTCGAGGACGCCTCGATCGTCGTACGAGGCGGGGTCATCGAGGCGATCACCGACGACGTACGCGGCCTGGACGCCGTCGAGCACATCGACGCCCGCGGTCAGGTGGCGATGCCCGGGCTCATCAACTGCCACACCCACTCGCCGATGGTCGCCCTGCGCGGCATCGCCGAGGATCTGCCGGCCGAGGAGTGGTTCAACGACTACATCTGGCCCATCGAGTCCAACCTCACGGAAAAGGACGTGGAGTTGGGGGCGCGGCTCGCCTGCGCCGAGATGATCCGCGCAGGAGTGACCTGTTTCGCCGACCACTACTTCTCGATGGACACCGTCGCCGCGGTGACGGCCGAGAGCGGGCTGCGCGCGCACCTGGGACAGGCCTTCTTCTCCTCGCAGGGTGCCCAAGGCCGGGAGAGGTCACTGGAGTTCGCATTGCGGCATCGGGGCGGCGCCGACGGGCGCATCACCACCGCCCTCGCCCCGCACGCCCCCTACACCGTGGACGACGCCGACCTGGCCGCGACCGCCGAACTCGCCCGTGACCACGGCCTTCCGGTGCACCTCCACGCCTCCGAGAGCCGAGACCAGACGGACAACAGCCTTGCCCGCCACGGCCTTACGCCGATCGAGGTACTGGAGCGCACCGGGCTGCTCGACACGGAACTCCTCATCGCGCACGGCACCGGCATCATCGACCGCGACCTGCCCGTACTGGAGCGCGCGACGGGACAGGTGGCCGTCGCGACCGCACCGCGCGGGTACCTGAAGTTCGCCTGGGACCCGACACCGGTACGGGCCCTGCGCGAGATCGGCGTCCCCGTCGGCCTCGCCACGGACGGAGCCGCCTCGAACAACTCCCTGGACGTCTGGGAGTCCATGGCCCTCACCGCACTGGTGCAGAAGTCGGCCGAGGGCGACCCGCGCTGGCTGACGTCCCGTCAAGCCCTGCACCACGCAACCCTCCAGAGCGCGCGAGCCGTCGGTCTGGGGGAGCGGATCGGCACTCTCGCGCGGGGGCGGCGGGCCGACATCATCCTGGTCGACCTCACCGGCCCGCACACCCAGCCGGTGCACGACCTCGCGGCCACACTCGTGCACAGCGCCCGCTCCAGTGACGTACGGACGACGATCGTCGACGGGCGCGTACTGATGCGGAACCGTCAGCTGCTCACGCTCGACCTGCCGTCCACGGTACGGGAGTTGGGGGAGCGGCTGCCCGCACTGGTCGACCGCGGCCATGGCCGGCGGATCCAGGAGTACGACACGTGATCCGCCGTGCCGGAAAGAATCCCGGCGATGGGCCGATGAGTTCCGCTCCTCGCGCCAGTCCCTCTCAGGAAGGGCACCGTTCCGTTCCGCAGGAGGAGCACATGACGCTTCCGCAGATCGTCTCGCGTGAGGAGTGGCGCGCCGCGCGCGAGGAGCTGCTGCTCAAGGAGAAGACCGCAACGCGTGCGCGGGACGCGCTCAACGCGGCGCGGCGCGGGCTGCCGATGGTCGCGATCGACAAGGAGTACGTGTTCGAGGGCGGCGACGGGAAGGCGACGCTGCTCGACCTCTTCCGGGGGCGGCACCAACTCGTCGTCTACCACTTCATGTTCGCGCCCGAGTGGGACGCCGGCTGCCGCAGCTGCTCGGCGTTCCTCGACCAGATCGGGCACCTCGCGCATCTGCGGGCCCGCGGCACGGAGTTCGCCGCCGTCTCCCGGGCGCCGTACACGAAGATCCTTCCCTTCAAGGCCCGCATGAGCTGGACGGTGCCCTGGTACTCGTCGTACGACAGCGACTTCAACCACGACTTCCAGGTGTCGTTCCTGGGCGACGACGAAGGCGGTGGCGAGCCCGGTGAACGTCCTGGCGTGAGCTGCTTCCTGCGGGACCGCGAGCAGGTCTTCCACACGTACTCGACGTACCAGCGCGGCCTGGACGGGCTCGGCTCCACCACCAGCTTCCTCGACCTCACGGCACTGGGCCGGCAGGAGGAGTGGGAGGAACCCAAGGGGCGCGCGTCCGCGCTGGGGGCGCCCGCGGGCAGCGAGCGGATCCGGTACCACGACGAGTACGAGGACTGAGAGTTCCCTCACACCGGGTGTACCGCCCCGTGTCGGCTACGTCTCAGTACGGTCACTTCGCGAGCCGTTCACCCCATGCAGGGCGTTTAACTCTATGAGAGCAGTACTACATGGAGGTGCAGGGTGAACGGGCGAACGGTGCTGGAGCGCTTTCCCGCCGGTGGGCCGCGCGGGTCGTGGCCCGCGGAGGAGTTCGCACAGGCGCGCCGCCAGGAAGGACAGGCCGTGGAGGTCGTCATGGATCTCTCCACGGACGCGTTCCTGGTCGTCGTGCGAGGTGCCGACGTCGTCGAGTGAGCTTCGCCGAGCGTGCCTCTCGTGAGCGCCGAACGCGCCTCTCGTGAGTGTCGAGTGGGATCAGCCCCCGTCAGCCCCCCTTGGAGTGGGTACCTTCGACGTGAACTGCTCGGCCTGCAGTGAGTACAGCTCCGCGTAGATGCCGCCCGTGGCCAGGAGCTCGTCCGGGCTGCCGGACTCCACGAGGCGACCCTGGTCGAGGACGTGGACAAGATCGGCGTGGCGTACGGACGCCAGCCGGTGCGTGATCAGGATGACGGTCTGGCCGGTGCCCGCCAGGGCCCTGATCTTCTCGAAGACCTCCAGCTCGGCCCGGGCGTCGAGCGCCGCCGTCGGCTCGTCCACGATCAGGATGGCGCCGCGCCGGTACGCGGCCCGCGCGATGCCGAGGCGCTGCCACTGCCCGCCCGACAGCTCGTGCCCGCCGCTGAAGCCGCGGCCCAGGAGCGTGTCCAGGCCCCGGGGCAGGTCCGCGACCACGTCCTCCGCCCCGGCCTCGGTGACCGACGAGGCCAGGCGCTCGTCCGTCAGCGGCGCCGAGGCACGCCCGACCGCGACGTTGACGCGCGCCGTGAACGGCCACCGTTTGAAGTCCTGGGCCACCATCGCTATCCGCTCGGCGAGTTGATGCCGGTCGGCGGTCGCCGCGTCGACGTCGTCCCACAGGATCCGGCCGTGTTCGGGGGCGTAGAGCCCCGCGAGCAGCTTCACCAGGGTCGTCTTGCCCGAGCCGTTCTCGCCGACGAGTGCCACGATCTTGCCGAGCGGCACGCTGAGGGTGACGTCCGCGAGCGCGGGCCGGGACGAGGTGCCCGGATAGGTGAACGTGACGTTCTCGAAGCGGATTTCGCGCGGATCGTCGGGGAGCGGATCACCGCCCACCGGGATCGCGCGCTCGGCCGCCTCGACGTACAGACGTTGCAGGTCGCCCACGAACAGGGCTTCCTCGTGGAGGGAGTTGACCTCCAGGACGAGCGTGTCGAGGCTCGCGGAACCGGTGCGGATCGCGATCACGGCCGTACCGGCGACGGAGAGCGCCATCGCGCCGGCCAGCAGCAGCCCGCCGAGGGTCGCGTACGTCGCCACGGTGGCAAGTCCCGTCCAGGCGGCGGCGATCAGACCGGTGCGGGCGGAGAGCCGGGCCAGCCGTGCCTGCTCGGCCTCGGCGGTCTCCGACATCGAGCGGAAGTGGCGTAACAGGAACGGCCCGACGCCATGCACGCGGATCTCCGGGGCCGCGGCGGGCTCGGTGAGCAGACCGCTGATGAGATGCCCGGCGCGGGCGTGCTGCACCCAGGTGTGGAACGACTCGTAGCGCCGCCGGGCGATGGTCAGCGCGCTCCAGGCACTCGGCAGCGTCATCGTGACGAGCAGCGGCAGCAGCGCGGGGTGCAGCACCGTCAGCACGCCCGCCGCCGCGCACAGCGAGATCATCGCGTTCACCACCCGGGTGGCGATCGTGATCATGCTTCGGGCGGACCGGGCGCCGTACTGTGCGGTGTCCAGCAGCTTGTGGAAGGCGTCGTCCTCGATCGCGGCCAGCTCCACGGCCGCCGCCCGCTCCAGGTACAGCTCGGTCGCCACCCGCTCCACCTTCGGCTCCAGGCGTCCGGTGGCATACGTGGACGCGGCCCGCAGCAGCGCGGCGACCAGCATCACGGCGGCGACCGTGACCAGCGCCGGGAGCGCGCCGCGCAGCCGGTCCCCGACCGGGCCGCTCGTCATCAGCCGCCCCAGCACGCTGTTGACCGCCAGCAGACTGACCGCCTGGGCGCCGCCGCGGGTCAGCTCGGCGGCCAGCACGACACGGGCGGCGCGCGGGTCCGCCTTCCAGGCGAGACGGAAACTGGACGCGAGCAGCGACGGCAGCCGCGTCAGCATCGCGCGGAAGTTCAACTCCAGGAACGCGTCAGCGTGTTGGGACCAGCCCATGTCGTAGCGGAGCGGGCCGCCGAAGAGTAGATATTCGGAATCGGAGGGCGGCGGTTTGTCGTTGCCGCGCTTCTTCCTACGTGTCGGCTTCCCAGCCGATTCGCCCGTCGGCTTCTCCGCCGGCTCGCCCGCTGACTTCTCCGCCGCTTTCCCCACCCATGGCCTCCCCGGGACCGCACGAACGGTGCTTTCCCCAGGAACGCGGCGCTCCACCCGTGGAGGCGGTGGTGTTTTGCGGCGACCGGCGCACTTCGGACACGTCCGGCAGCCCCCGGCCGGAGGGTTTACGCGCTGATCGGACGCGACCAAACGGGCGTCGTCCCCGTCATCCGGCACAGCGCCAGATAGAGGGGGATCGGCGGGGTGTAAGGAAGCGTGCCGTCCGGCTTGTGGATGAGGCCGGGTGCGTCGGGCGCGTCCGGTACGACCGCCCCCGTGGCGTAGTGCGCGGGCGCCGGCCACTCCAGAGCGACGTCGGAGTCGGAGGGTACGAGCAGCCACCAGCGCGACCCGTCTGCGTAGACACAGCCCACGCGGGGCAGCCGCGGCAGCAGCAGCGGTCCGAACCGGGCGGGCACCGACACCGCGTCGCAGCCCAGCGGCACGGTCATGCCCTCGGGTACGAGGAGACGCCTCAGCGGCCCGGACATCCGCTGCCCGCGCTTCATACGGACCATCGTGTCCAGGCTCAGGACCTGGGCTCCAGGCCCTGCCGCCGACGTACCCCTCACACCCTCCCCCCATCCCGGTTGCGCTCGATCGGCGGGACCCCCGGGGTCCGCGTTCCCCAGAACGCTTCCGTCCCGGTTCCCCGGCCGTCGGCCGGGGGCTTCTTCGCACTCCAGCCCAGGTCCGACCGGGCTCCGGTGGCCCCGTCCTGCCCGCCCTGCCCGTCCGCGCCGCGCTCCAGCTCCGCCCAGACCAGCAGGCCGGGCCCGGTGTCCTGGGCCCCCCAGGCCCTGGACACGGCCGCGACGAGGAGCAATCCCCTCCCGTGCTCCTCCTCGGGCCGCTGCGGCGAGGGGTGCGGCTCACCCGGAGCGCATCCCTCGTCACGTACCGCTATCCGCACCACGTCGGAGGCATCGTGCAGCTCGCAGAGGACGCGCTCTCCGGCGGCGTGCACGATCGCGTTGGTGACCAGCTCGGAGATGACGAGGGCCGCCGTGTCGCAGGTGTCCTCGCACACCGCCCAGCCGGACAGCCGGGCACGTGCCAGGCGTCTCGCCTGAGCCACGGAGCCCGGGTGTGCGGCCAGCTCGAAGCGGAACCGGCGCTCGGCGGCCGCGCCGGGCCGGAGCCCTGCGGCGGCACGGAGACCGATCCGGTCTTCGGCGGCGTCTGTTCCTAACGGCGCGGACGGAATCACGCTTGCCACTATCGCCCCGCCGTGAACACTTGGCAAGTGTCACTCTGAAAAATGCAGAGTGCTGTGTGACGCGGTGAGGGCGCGTGGCACACTGCTCGCAACAGCACGCCGAGCGGCGCCAGTTGGGATCGTCGAAGAGGACGAGGAAGAACCCGTACGGCGCCGCCCGGCCTGTCCGGACTCTGTGGACGGGCTGTCATGGACTCAGTGGAGGTGGGACGTGAGCGAACCGCGGTCCGCGCCGACGGTCGGTCAGGTGGTCCTCGGCCGGCGCCTGCTGGACCTGCGGGAACGCGCGGGTCTCAAGCGTGAGGAGGCCGCGCGCATCCTGCGTGTCGCGCCCGCCACGGTCCGCCGTATGGAGATGGCCGAGGTCTCCCTCAAAATTCCGTACCTCCAACTGCTGCTGAAGTCGTACGGCGTCAGCGACGAGGAGGCCGAGGCCTTCGTCCAACTGGCTGAGGAGGCCAACAAACCCGGCTGGTGGCAGCGGTTCCACGACATCCTGCCGGACTGGTTCTCGATGCATGTGAGCCTGGAGGGTGCGGCCGCCCTCATCCGCTCGTACGAACCCCACTTCGTGCCCGGGCTGCTGCAGACCGAGGACTACGCGCGCGGCGTCATGAGGGCGGGCGCCATCGGCCAGACCAGACCCGAGGACATCGAGCGGCATGTGGCGCTGCGCATACAACGCCAGGATCTGCTCACCCGCGCGGACGCGCCCCGGATCTGGGCCGTGATGGACGAGACGGCCCTGCGCCGCCCCATCGGCGGCCCCGAGGTGATGCGCGCCCAGATCGACAAGCTGCTCCAGGCCACGAAGCTGCCCAACGTGACATTGCAGGTGATCCCGTTCTCCTCGGGGCCGCACCCCGGCACGTACGGGCCCTTCGTGCTGTTCCGCTTTGCCATGCCGGAGCTCCCGGACATGGTCTACAGCGAGTACCTGACCGGCGCCGTCTACCTGGACGCGCGCTCGGAGGTGGCGACCCACCTCGAGGTCATGGACCGCATGGCGGCTCAGGCCGCTACGGCACATCGCACGAAGGAGATCCTCCGGGATCTCCGCAAGGAGCTGTGAATGGAACGCATCAAGCCGCGGATACGCGACGTGCGTATCTACAACGGAATGCCCGCCCGCGAACTGGGCAACGAGGGCTGGCACAAGCCGTGGAGCGGCGGGAACGGCGGCAACTGCCTGGAGGCGATGAAGCTCGCCGACGGGCGCATCGCGGTCCGCCAGTCGGCGGACCCGGACGGACCCGCCCTGATCTACACGCCCGGCGAGATGACCGCGTTCATCCAGGGCGCGAAGGCGGGGGAGGCGGACTTCCTTCTGTCGTGATCCACTTGTGTTCCCCTTTCCTCGACTTCCCTAATCGTGGCACTGAGTTGATGACTTACTTCGATATGAATCCTCACCGCGGCACGGACTTACGGAGAGGCTGGGGTTACAGCCGGGACCACATGCGCCGTGGGGCGTCCACCAGGCGGCTCACGGCGACCACCGGGAACGGCGGCTGGTCCGCGCGGCCCAGGCCGAGGCTCAGCCCGTAGTAGATCTGCTCGATGGACGGCGGCCCGACCGCGAGATTGCGCCGCACCGCCGCGGGCGGCGACGCCTGTCCGGTCCGCACGAGATACGCCGCCGCCATCGCCCCCGTACGCCCCACTCCCGCACCGCAGTGCACGAACACCGGCCCCGACGCCTCGCCGACCACTTCGAGGAAGCGTTTCACCTGGCCGGGTGTCGGGGTCTGCCCGTCGCGGACGGGCAGGCGTACGACATCGAGCCCGGCCTCGCGGGGCGCGGCGAGCTGGGCCGCGGACAGGTCCTCGGCGCGCAGGTCCACCACGGTGGTGAACCCGTGGTCCGCCAGCCCCCGATAGCCCTCGGGCGAGGGCGCCCCGCCCCGCCACAACTCTCCCCGCGAGCCGACTGGTTGGAAGTGATGAACGCCCCACACCGCGTACGTCCCCGTGGGCGGCGGGGTCTCCTCGCGGATCCAGTAGGACAGCGCCAGGATGCCGAGCGCGCCGGTGGCACACAGGACCAGATAGCCGAGGACGAGTCCGACGAGGGAGCGCAGGAGGGCCCGGCGCCATCGGCGTAATCGGTGGCCGCGCCGCCATCGCCGTGATCGGGCGGCTCTGGAACAGCCACAGGCGCCCGCCCTCGTCGAAGCCGAACTCGATGTCCTGGGGGCCGCCGAAGACGCGCCGCGCATGCCGTGCGAGCCGGGCCAGCCGACGCAGCTCGGAGGAGGTGAGCGGCGGCTCGTCGACTGGCGCGGAAGCCTCCGGCGGCTCTGTCCGCAGCACCCGCCCCCATCGGCTCAACCAGTAGTTCGTGCCCGGCTGTTCACCGCTGACCAACGTGTCGGGTCCGCCCCGCACCGCGCTCGCCAGCATCCGGTCGGTCCGTCCCTCGACGGGATCCGCCCCGAACAGCACGCCTCCGACCCGGGCCGCCAGCATCGGCTGGACGAGCACCGCCATCGGGGCGGTGGTGCCGTCAGGGCGGTGCGCCGATTCGAGAACGGTCCGTATGGCCGTACGGAAGTCGCGCCAGCCGCGCACGTCCAGCACGCAGGCGAACTGGCCCGCCAGGGACGACTCCTGGGTGTCCTCCTGGGGGGACGAGGAGCGTACGACGAGGGGGAGCGTGCCGCCGCGGGAGAGTTGGTGCCAGGCTCGCCGGAGAGGGGCGGGATCACTGTCGGGATCACTGTCCGCCGGGTGTGGCACCACGAACCCGGGAAGCACGGGCAGCCCGGCGCGTGCCGCCCGAGCGAGATGTGCGGCCTTGGAACCCGCGAGTCGGGGGAGTGCGGCCGTGGGCTGATCCAAGGGGACGGGGCCGAGGCCGT containing:
- a CDS encoding FUSC family protein — encoded protein: MPLPSVAVPPWLAHALRAQRGPVPWSAVGRGALAAGPLLLVAVLSGRTSLGVVAALGAMLAGINDRPGSRRAAVKRLGLPALAGAGGLLIGSYAGQHAGAVALTLLLTLLGLVAGAVSAIGPVASGAGTQLLVASAIGAGMPLPEPGWQRAVFFLAGAGWLLALRLALPTTGVSAGDYRFDGERDAVGGVYDAIAALLDAAGGPDASGRRVALTAALDQAQDALAGPRLRRYASSAAERRLHAQYAAALPLAEAATALAWAGETVPARAAEGPRRLAVAVRTGTHTGPLPAPARSAPALRALDDALLHAADAFDRGGAGDTLHTRRRTAASLVRTALGSGGREYGLRVALSFGASAAVAQALHHARWYGNHSHWYWLPATAVFLVKPDLGPLASRVLCRAAGTVFGAVVFAGLAALLPRPEGLIALVAVSGALIPVATRHFAAQTAVVTVLVLALVMVGGEPQASWSRIGETLLACGIVLLVGHLPALGQRGGTVRARLIRAAEAADAYLTHVLNDGTTEDRAGRWILRREAYRALAEARAAIDLAAAELPALARHAEGTDEVAATLERLVDTTTACAVQLDDTGRLTPRHTERIAELLDELAERRERAGLTTSKTPKLPVAV
- a CDS encoding endonuclease/exonuclease/phosphatase family protein, encoding MLLGTWNLENLYRPGGPFGPKDKAAYETKLAALAAVITELDPTLLGVQEVGDPDALADLAGMLDGDWQVTLSGHPDDRGIRVGFLSRVVPQVLADTNAFPEPLRPVQADDRGATVSHAGRGFLAVEVTTRALSLRVAVCHLKSKLLSYPGGRFQPRDEGERARYGAYALYRRTAEATALRALADELLAGEGRTRDVAVLGDLNDEVQAATTQILLGPPGSEIGTPGYDHADAGDATRLWDVAPLIPADQRYSRVNSGRRELIDHILVSHQLVRRVTAAGTGLPGEQQLRLPSVGADPGERRGVAGSDHAPVWVRVQP
- a CDS encoding amidohydrolase; translation: MTQSPADLLITGCTALVHDGQEEIEFFEDASIVVRGGVIEAITDDVRGLDAVEHIDARGQVAMPGLINCHTHSPMVALRGIAEDLPAEEWFNDYIWPIESNLTEKDVELGARLACAEMIRAGVTCFADHYFSMDTVAAVTAESGLRAHLGQAFFSSQGAQGRERSLEFALRHRGGADGRITTALAPHAPYTVDDADLAATAELARDHGLPVHLHASESRDQTDNSLARHGLTPIEVLERTGLLDTELLIAHGTGIIDRDLPVLERATGQVAVATAPRGYLKFAWDPTPVRALREIGVPVGLATDGAASNNSLDVWESMALTALVQKSAEGDPRWLTSRQALHHATLQSARAVGLGERIGTLARGRRADIILVDLTGPHTQPVHDLAATLVHSARSSDVRTTIVDGRVLMRNRQLLTLDLPSTVRELGERLPALVDRGHGRRIQEYDT
- a CDS encoding DUF899 domain-containing protein, which produces MTLPQIVSREEWRAAREELLLKEKTATRARDALNAARRGLPMVAIDKEYVFEGGDGKATLLDLFRGRHQLVVYHFMFAPEWDAGCRSCSAFLDQIGHLAHLRARGTEFAAVSRAPYTKILPFKARMSWTVPWYSSYDSDFNHDFQVSFLGDDEGGGEPGERPGVSCFLRDREQVFHTYSTYQRGLDGLGSTTSFLDLTALGRQEEWEEPKGRASALGAPAGSERIRYHDEYED
- a CDS encoding ABC transporter ATP-binding protein, whose product is MGWSQHADAFLELNFRAMLTRLPSLLASSFRLAWKADPRAARVVLAAELTRGGAQAVSLLAVNSVLGRLMTSGPVGDRLRGALPALVTVAAVMLVAALLRAASTYATGRLEPKVERVATELYLERAAAVELAAIEDDAFHKLLDTAQYGARSARSMITIATRVVNAMISLCAAAGVLTVLHPALLPLLVTMTLPSAWSALTIARRRYESFHTWVQHARAGHLISGLLTEPAAAPEIRVHGVGPFLLRHFRSMSETAEAEQARLARLSARTGLIAAAWTGLATVATYATLGGLLLAGAMALSVAGTAVIAIRTGSASLDTLVLEVNSLHEEALFVGDLQRLYVEAAERAIPVGGDPLPDDPREIRFENVTFTYPGTSSRPALADVTLSVPLGKIVALVGENGSGKTTLVKLLAGLYAPEHGRILWDDVDAATADRHQLAERIAMVAQDFKRWPFTARVNVAVGRASAPLTDERLASSVTEAGAEDVVADLPRGLDTLLGRGFSGGHELSGGQWQRLGIARAAYRRGAILIVDEPTAALDARAELEVFEKIRALAGTGQTVILITHRLASVRHADLVHVLDQGRLVESGSPDELLATGGIYAELYSLQAEQFTSKVPTPRGADGG
- a CDS encoding ATP-binding protein, with protein sequence MASVIPSAPLGTDAAEDRIGLRAAAGLRPGAAAERRFRFELAAHPGSVAQARRLARARLSGWAVCEDTCDTAALVISELVTNAIVHAAGERVLCELHDASDVVRIAVRDEGCAPGEPHPSPQRPEEEHGRGLLLVAAVSRAWGAQDTGPGLLVWAELERGADGQGGQDGATGARSDLGWSAKKPPADGRGTGTEAFWGTRTPGVPPIERNRDGGRV
- a CDS encoding helix-turn-helix domain-containing protein — encoded protein: MSEPRSAPTVGQVVLGRRLLDLRERAGLKREEAARILRVAPATVRRMEMAEVSLKIPYLQLLLKSYGVSDEEAEAFVQLAEEANKPGWWQRFHDILPDWFSMHVSLEGAAALIRSYEPHFVPGLLQTEDYARGVMRAGAIGQTRPEDIERHVALRIQRQDLLTRADAPRIWAVMDETALRRPIGGPEVMRAQIDKLLQATKLPNVTLQVIPFSSGPHPGTYGPFVLFRFAMPELPDMVYSEYLTGAVYLDARSEVATHLEVMDRMAAQAATAHRTKEILRDLRKEL
- a CDS encoding DUF397 domain-containing protein, translating into MERIKPRIRDVRIYNGMPARELGNEGWHKPWSGGNGGNCLEAMKLADGRIAVRQSADPDGPALIYTPGEMTAFIQGAKAGEADFLLS
- a CDS encoding fused DSP-PTPase phosphatase/NAD kinase-like protein — its product is MRGASSAAPRTSSSASTRAGACGCSRAARSRRWRRGHRLRRWRRALLRSLVGLVLGYLVLCATGALGILALSYWIREETPPPTGTYAVWGVHHFQPVGSRGELWRGGAPSPEGYRGLADHGFTTVVDLRAEDLSAAQLAAPREAGLDVVRLPVRDGQTPTPGQVKRFLEVVGEASGPVFVHCGAGVGRTGAMAAAYLVRTGQASPPAAVRRNLAVGPPSIEQIYYGLSLGLGRADQPPFPVVAVSRLVDAPRRMWSRL